One genomic segment of Stigmatopora argus isolate UIUO_Sarg chromosome 1, RoL_Sarg_1.0, whole genome shotgun sequence includes these proteins:
- the LOC144075671 gene encoding 6-phosphofructo-2-kinase/fructose-2,6-bisphosphatase 2-like isoform X3, with product MDDFLKRIECYKVTYQPLDPDENDKSLSFIQVINVGRRFLVNRVQDYIQSKIVYYLMNIHVHSHSIYLCRHGESHHNRQGRIGGDSELSERGKEFAVALKGFVEEHRLSDLKVWTSQLRRTIQTAEELGVPYEQWKILNEIDAGVCEEMTYKLIEETYPDEYAMRYQDKYHYRYPGGESYQDLVQRLEPVIMELERQGNVLVICHQAVMRCLLAYFLDKSADDLPYLKCPLHTVLKLTPVAYGCKVDLFDLKVDAVNTHRDRPLKKERVEVPPGFYRRNSFTPLSSHDQVKRPRLYSADNPPQHFPEAAEGVGLPEKEDSLNCFRAGDTNHDGS from the exons ATGGATGATTTTCTCAAGAGGATAGAGTGTTATAAAGTAACTTATCAGCCTTTGGATCCAGATGAAAATGACAA GAGTTTGTCCTTTATTCAGGTCATTAATGTCGGCCGCAGATTCCTGGTAAACAGGGTACAGGATTATATTCAAAGTAAAATTGTCTACTACCTCATGAACATCCATGTGCACTCCCACTCCATTTATCTCTGTCGACATGGAGAGAGCCATCACAATCGGCAAGGACGCATTGGTGGAGATTCTGAGCTGtcagagagagggaaagag tttgctgTTGCACTGAAAGGTTTTGTAGAAGAACATCGCCTGTCAGACCTGAAAGTTTGGACCAGTCAACTGAGGCGCACCATTCAAACGGCTGAAGAGCTTGGCGTTCCCTACGAACAGTGGAAGATCCTCAATGAGATTGATGCT GGAGTGTGTGAAGAGATGACTTACAAACTTATCGAGGAAACGTATCCAGATGAGTATGCCATGAGGTACCAGGACAAGTATCACTATCGCTATCCCGGAGGAGAA TCCTACCAAGACCTGGTGCAGCGGCTAGAGCCGGTAATCATGGAGCTGGAGCGACAAGGCAATGTGCTAGTCATCTGTCATCAAGCTGTCATGCGCTGTCTACTTGCCTACTTTCTGGACAAGAGTGCag ATGATCTTCCATACTTGAAGTGTCCCTTGCACACTGTCCTCAAACTAACCCCAGTGGCTTACG GCTGTAAAGTGgacttgtttgacctgaaggtggATGCTGTCAACACTCACAGGGACAGACCATTA AAGAAAGAACGAGTAGAGGTTCCACCAGGTTTCTACCGGAGGAATAGTTTCACGCCGCTGTCCAGCCATGACCAGGTCAAACGGCCACGCCTTTACAGTGCAGACAATCCTCCGCAGCATTTCCCTGAGGCTGCGGAGGGTGTGGGGCTGCCAGAAAAAGAG GACTCACTGAATTGTTTCAGAGCAGGAGACACAAACCATGATGGCAGTTAA